The Streptomyces sp. NBC_01353 genome contains a region encoding:
- a CDS encoding MMPL family transporter — MATFLCGLGRLSFRRRRLVALLWVVLLVGTGVLAGRAPAPPPNDFSMPGTEAQQAYDLLEERFPQLNADGATARVVFRAEHGKVTDPEAKKAIGETVRALGNDPQVARVTEPFAARSVSEDGTTAYAQVSYPVPASELEEASRTALRDTVEQAGSGELAVEVGGNAVNAVAGGHSSEAVGLAVAAVVLVITFGSLLSAGLPLLTAVLGVGVGGLAIRVLAEPLGLGSTTSGLATMVGLAVGIDYALFVVSRYRAELARGRDREEAAAHAVGTAGSAVVFAGLTVVIALAGLCVVGIPLLTQMGLAAAGTVVIAVLIAVTLIPALLGICGRRIGPARPRRRWRGAGRGRSAGVGSDAGRGSDAGGAPPAGMGVRWARFVVRRPVAVLLGGVVLLGVVAVPAASLEMGLPGDESKSVSTTERRAYDLIAEGFGPGFNGPLTVVVQAVGGGSAQAAAKSVGEQIRGRKDVAAVGQPRLSRSGDTAVLNVVPATSPAGEETAELVHALRDPALASASDARVLVAGTTAMNVDVSQKLSDALIPYLALVVGLAFLLLIVVFRSLLVPLKAALGFLLSVLAGLGAVVAVFQWGWSASVFGVAVPGPVMSVMPIFMVGVVFGLAMDYEVFLVTRMREAYVHGQSPSDSVISGFEHSARVVTAAAVIMISVFAAFLGSDEQMLKTVGFGLAVAVLFDAFVVRMALVPAVLALLGRRAWQLPARLDRLVPDLDVEGERLERAPRETTAVSTASGVPHSVVQTAGSGGSRPSGS, encoded by the coding sequence GTGGCCACATTCCTCTGCGGTCTTGGCCGCCTCTCCTTCCGGAGGCGCCGGCTGGTCGCCTTGCTGTGGGTCGTACTGCTCGTGGGGACGGGGGTGTTGGCCGGGAGGGCGCCGGCCCCGCCGCCGAACGACTTCTCGATGCCCGGTACGGAGGCGCAGCAGGCGTACGACCTGCTGGAGGAGCGTTTCCCGCAGCTGAACGCCGACGGGGCGACCGCCCGCGTGGTGTTCCGGGCGGAGCACGGCAAGGTCACCGACCCCGAGGCGAAGAAGGCGATCGGGGAGACGGTCCGAGCTCTCGGGAACGATCCTCAGGTCGCGCGGGTCACCGAGCCGTTCGCCGCCCGATCGGTGAGCGAGGACGGCACCACCGCCTACGCACAGGTCTCCTACCCCGTGCCCGCGTCGGAGCTCGAGGAGGCTTCCCGCACCGCGCTGCGGGACACCGTCGAGCAGGCGGGCTCGGGGGAGTTGGCCGTCGAGGTCGGCGGCAACGCCGTCAACGCGGTGGCCGGTGGGCATTCCTCGGAGGCCGTTGGGCTGGCGGTGGCCGCCGTCGTGCTCGTCATCACCTTCGGCTCGCTGCTGTCGGCCGGACTTCCGCTGCTCACCGCCGTACTCGGAGTGGGCGTCGGCGGGCTGGCGATCCGGGTGCTGGCGGAGCCGCTCGGTCTGGGCTCGACGACGTCCGGTCTCGCCACCATGGTCGGGCTGGCCGTCGGCATCGACTACGCCCTGTTCGTGGTCTCTCGATACCGTGCCGAACTCGCCCGTGGCCGGGACCGTGAGGAGGCGGCCGCGCACGCGGTGGGGACCGCGGGGTCGGCGGTGGTGTTCGCCGGTCTGACCGTGGTGATCGCCCTTGCCGGGCTGTGCGTGGTCGGGATCCCGCTGCTGACGCAGATGGGTCTCGCCGCGGCCGGCACGGTCGTCATCGCGGTATTGATCGCCGTCACCCTGATTCCCGCGCTGCTCGGGATCTGCGGCCGTCGCATCGGCCCGGCGCGTCCGCGGCGGCGGTGGAGGGGCGCGGGCCGGGGGAGGAGCGCGGGCGTGGGGAGTGACGCAGGCCGGGGGAGCGACGCCGGTGGCGCTCCGCCGGCCGGGATGGGTGTGCGTTGGGCCCGGTTCGTCGTTCGGCGGCCCGTGGCCGTACTCCTCGGTGGTGTCGTCCTGCTCGGTGTGGTCGCGGTCCCCGCGGCCTCCCTGGAGATGGGACTGCCCGGCGACGAGAGCAAGTCGGTGTCGACGACCGAGCGCCGGGCCTACGACCTGATCGCCGAGGGCTTCGGCCCGGGCTTCAACGGCCCGCTGACGGTGGTCGTCCAGGCCGTCGGCGGCGGCAGCGCCCAGGCGGCCGCGAAGAGCGTCGGCGAGCAGATCCGCGGCAGGAAGGACGTCGCCGCCGTCGGGCAGCCGCGGTTGAGCCGGTCCGGCGACACCGCCGTCCTCAACGTCGTCCCGGCCACCTCGCCGGCAGGCGAGGAGACGGCAGAGCTCGTGCACGCGCTGCGCGACCCGGCGCTCGCGAGCGCGAGCGACGCCCGGGTCCTCGTAGCCGGTACGACGGCGATGAACGTGGACGTCTCGCAGAAACTGTCCGACGCGCTGATCCCGTACCTGGCACTCGTCGTCGGTCTGGCGTTCCTGCTGTTGATCGTCGTCTTCCGGTCCCTCCTCGTGCCGCTCAAGGCGGCACTGGGTTTCCTGCTGTCGGTCCTGGCCGGGCTCGGCGCGGTGGTCGCGGTCTTCCAATGGGGCTGGTCGGCTTCCGTCTTCGGGGTCGCGGTACCGGGGCCGGTGATGTCGGTGATGCCGATCTTCATGGTCGGCGTGGTCTTCGGTCTCGCCATGGACTACGAGGTGTTCCTGGTGACCAGGATGCGCGAGGCGTACGTGCACGGGCAGTCGCCGTCGGACTCCGTGATCAGCGGGTTCGAGCACAGTGCGCGGGTGGTGACCGCCGCGGCCGTGATCATGATCTCGGTCTTCGCCGCCTTCTTGGGCTCCGACGAGCAGATGCTCAAGACCGTCGGCTTCGGGCTCGCCGTTGCCGTCCTCTTCGACGCGTTCGTCGTCCGCATGGCACTCGTACCGGCGGTCCTCGCCCTGCTCGGCCGGCGCGCCTGGCAACTGCCCGCCCGGCTGGACCGACTCGTCCCCGACCTCGACGTCGAAGGCGAACGGCTCGAACGAGCCCCGCGCGAGACGACGGCGGTGTCGACCGCGTCCGGTGTCCCGCACTCCGTCGTCCAGACCGCGGGAAGCGGCGGCAGCCGCCCCTCCGGCAGCTGA
- a CDS encoding pyridoxal-phosphate dependent enzyme: protein MDQHIAEAIGRPDLIRLDDRLVCLRFETMKVVSALAAVRHLLDTGVVRRGDTLLDSSSGIYAYALALACHRHGMRCHIVGSTTVDHTLRTQLSILGATSEQMEPCSDLKLDQKRRVERIHEILAEHPEYHWMRQYHDDIHYLGYRAIADRIREATGADGLTVVGGVGSGASTGALARYLRAAPDGQADVELVGVQPYGSVTFGAEHVADPEIIIAGIGSSIPFENVSHELYDTLHWISFDAALAGSIDLLRRHALFAGLSTGAGYLAARHERDRAPERTVLFLAPDTGHRYIDTVYARHHEATPLPDLAPREVTDQSELTLPWSRMAWNRAAAPGPSDRRPPRLAGLSSHSKSFL, encoded by the coding sequence ATGGACCAGCACATCGCGGAGGCGATCGGCCGGCCGGACCTGATACGGCTCGACGACCGGCTCGTCTGCCTGCGCTTTGAGACGATGAAGGTGGTCTCCGCGCTCGCGGCGGTGCGCCACCTGCTCGACACCGGAGTCGTACGGCGCGGGGACACCCTGCTCGACAGCTCCAGCGGCATCTACGCGTACGCGCTCGCCCTGGCCTGTCACCGGCACGGCATGCGCTGTCACATCGTCGGCTCGACGACGGTCGACCACACTCTGCGTACCCAACTCTCCATCTTGGGGGCGACGTCGGAGCAGATGGAGCCGTGCAGCGACCTCAAGCTCGATCAGAAGCGGCGGGTGGAGCGGATCCACGAGATCCTCGCCGAGCACCCCGAGTACCACTGGATGCGGCAGTACCACGACGACATCCACTACCTGGGCTACCGCGCGATCGCCGACCGGATCCGGGAGGCGACAGGCGCGGACGGCCTCACCGTCGTCGGCGGGGTCGGCTCGGGAGCCTCGACGGGCGCCCTCGCCCGCTATCTGCGTGCGGCCCCCGACGGCCAGGCCGACGTCGAACTCGTGGGCGTCCAGCCGTACGGCAGCGTCACCTTCGGCGCCGAGCACGTCGCGGACCCCGAGATCATCATCGCCGGGATCGGCAGCTCCATCCCCTTCGAGAACGTCTCGCACGAGCTGTACGACACCCTGCACTGGATCTCCTTCGACGCGGCCCTGGCCGGCAGCATCGACCTGCTCCGCCGGCACGCGCTCTTCGCGGGCCTCTCGACCGGCGCCGGCTACCTGGCCGCTCGCCACGAACGCGACCGTGCCCCCGAGCGAACGGTCCTCTTCCTCGCCCCCGACACCGGCCACCGCTACATCGACACGGTCTACGCCCGCCACCACGAGGCCACCCCACTCCCGGACCTGGCTCCCCGAGAGGTCACCGACCAGAGCGAACTGACCCTCCCCTGGTCCCGAATGGCCTGGAACCGCGCTGCGGCGCCGGGCCCGTCCGATCGGCGTCCACCTCGGCTCGCTGGGCTGAGCAGCCATTCGAAGAGCTTTCTGTGA
- a CDS encoding streptophobe family protein — protein sequence MSAAPPPHSTSPVTPWRHALEGALSVATALVVMAATAWAALAVLGAGAIAPVSRLVPTAVGMAVGGGVTVESATSAETESEAEFADGGGLGGLLAGLGGGFDLGLSGEAAMTPLTLTFLGTAVLAIVFFRPLHRRPRPAPAMLWVRCGGALATAAVTLPVLAGMAHGTARLPESVTERFGDGPSSGAFGRFTSGGDGGAGDLVPGLFSVTFETDTAATVFFGLLWVAVVLAVGCVAARRTALPRPIALGRLRRKWNAVASTLTGLAAVLCCSALAAALVAGAAALTGRERAAETAGMLLLIGPNLIAALLSSGLGTSWEVGVHRLQSESGGLLGTIGAGPQGDAAGADRSVDLGGWSGAGVPVWLIALLLMLLLLVIAGYVAAARTPARTPREDSESLLGRHADIALRMGIAVGVSMLVLPLLARGSLRIGISVMDGELGGVAAGLEGSPGLSALAGCVLATLAAYGGSRLHGRRARGRNSAAGTPGTAFRRPAGSALARSASRVSSDSAT from the coding sequence ATGTCCGCAGCCCCGCCGCCGCACTCCACTTCTCCCGTCACACCATGGCGTCACGCCCTCGAAGGGGCCCTCTCCGTCGCGACCGCCCTCGTGGTCATGGCCGCCACCGCATGGGCGGCACTGGCCGTCCTCGGCGCCGGCGCCATCGCGCCGGTCTCCCGCCTGGTGCCGACGGCCGTCGGCATGGCCGTCGGCGGCGGCGTCACCGTGGAGTCGGCGACGTCCGCCGAGACCGAGTCCGAGGCCGAGTTCGCCGACGGAGGCGGCCTCGGCGGCCTGCTCGCGGGCCTTGGCGGGGGATTCGATCTCGGCCTGAGCGGCGAGGCGGCGATGACCCCGCTGACCCTGACCTTCCTGGGTACCGCGGTCCTCGCGATCGTCTTCTTCCGGCCCCTGCACCGGCGGCCGCGACCCGCCCCGGCGATGCTGTGGGTCCGGTGCGGCGGCGCACTGGCGACTGCGGCGGTGACCCTCCCGGTCCTCGCCGGCATGGCCCACGGCACGGCCCGGCTGCCCGAGAGCGTGACGGAACGGTTCGGCGACGGCCCCTCGTCCGGGGCGTTCGGCCGCTTCACCAGCGGTGGTGACGGGGGCGCCGGTGACCTCGTCCCGGGGCTGTTCTCGGTCACCTTCGAGACCGATACCGCCGCGACCGTCTTCTTCGGCCTGCTGTGGGTGGCCGTCGTCCTCGCAGTCGGCTGCGTCGCGGCCCGTCGTACGGCGCTGCCGCGCCCCATCGCCCTGGGCCGGCTGCGGCGGAAGTGGAACGCCGTCGCCTCCACCCTGACCGGGCTGGCGGCCGTGCTGTGCTGTTCGGCCCTGGCTGCCGCACTTGTGGCGGGCGCCGCTGCCCTGACCGGCCGTGAGCGGGCCGCCGAGACAGCGGGGATGCTGCTGCTCATCGGCCCGAACCTGATCGCCGCGCTGCTCAGCTCCGGCCTCGGCACCTCCTGGGAGGTCGGCGTGCACCGCCTGCAGTCCGAGAGCGGCGGGCTGCTCGGCACGATCGGCGCGGGGCCCCAAGGCGACGCAGCAGGCGCGGACAGGTCCGTGGACCTCGGCGGCTGGTCGGGCGCCGGCGTACCGGTGTGGCTGATCGCCCTGCTGCTCATGCTGCTCCTGCTGGTGATCGCCGGGTACGTCGCTGCCGCCCGTACCCCGGCGCGCACTCCGCGGGAGGACTCAGAGTCCCTGCTCGGCCGCCACGCGGACATCGCCCTGCGCATGGGCATCGCGGTCGGCGTCTCGATGCTGGTGCTCCCGCTGTTGGCGCGCGGGTCGCTGCGGATCGGCATCAGCGTCATGGACGGCGAGCTGGGTGGCGTCGCCGCCGGCCTGGAAGGAAGTCCTGGGCTGTCCGCGCTCGCCGGGTGCGTTCTGGCCACCCTCGCCGCCTACGGCGGCAGCCGCCTGCACGGCCGGCGGGCCCGGGGCCGTAACAGCGCTGCCGGAACGCCCGGCACCGCGTTCCGGCGCCCGGCAGGATCCGCCCTCGCCCGGTCCGCATCCCGGGTCTCGTCCGACTCGGCCACGTGA